From Penicillium psychrofluorescens genome assembly, chromosome: 6, one genomic window encodes:
- a CDS encoding uncharacterized protein (ID:PFLUO_008751-T1.cds;~source:funannotate): protein MADLQGRKVFKVFNQDFIVNDNYNVTKELGQGAYGIVCAATNTQTGEGVAVKKVTNVFSKKILAKRALREIKLLQHFRGHRNITCLYDMDIPRPDNFNETYLYEELMECDLAAIIRSGQPLTDAHFQSFIYQILCGLKYIHSANVLHRDLKPGNLLVNADCELKICDFGLARGFSIDPEENAGYMTEYVATRWYRAPEIMLSFQSYTKAIDVWSVGCILAELLGGRPFFKGRDYVDQLNQILHYLGTPNEETLSRIGSPRAQEYVRNLPFMPKVVFQRLFPNANPDALDLLDRMLAFDPSSRVSVEEALEHPYLHIWHDASDEPTCPTTFDFQFEVVDDVPEMRRMILDEVVRFRATVRQQSQAQAAQQQQMAQQTNIPIPDNQQHAWKTEEPKPQEAVLGGGPPNDLEASLQRGMDVQH from the exons ATGGCGGATTTGCAAGGTCGCAAGGTCTTCAAGGTCTTCAACCAGGATTTCATCGTCAACGACAATTACAATGTCACCAAGGAGCTGGGCCAGGGCGCATACGGTATTGTCTG TGCTGCGACCAACACCCAGACCGGCGAAGGCGTCGCCGTCAAGAAGGTCACCAATGTGttcagcaagaagatcctggccaAGCGGGCTCTGCGGGAGATTAAGTTGCTCCAGCATTTCCGTGGCCACCGCAAT ATCACTTGTCTATACGACATGGACATTCCCCGACCGGATAACTTCAACGAAACATATCTCTACGAAG AACTGATGGAATGTGACTTGGCGGCTATCATTCGCTCCGGACAGCCATTGACGGACGCACACTTCCAATCCTTCATCTACCAGATCCTCTGCGGGCTCAAGTACATCCATTCGGCCAATGTGCTGCACCGGGACTTGAAGCCCGGCAACCTGCTGGTCAATGCGGACTGCGAGCTCAAGATCTGTGACTTCGGTCTGGCCCGTGGCTTCTCTATCGACCCGGAGGAGAACGCCGGGTACATGACCGAGTACGTGGCGACGAGATGGTACCGCGCGCCCGAGATCATGCTGAGCTTCCAGAGCTACACCAAAGCCA TTGATGTGTGGTCAGTGGGCTgcatcctggccgagctgctAGGCGGCCGACCCTTCTTCAAGGGCCGCGACTACGTCGATCAGCTGAACCAGATCCTGCACTACCTGGGCACACCGAACGAAGAGACCCTGTCGCGCATCGGATCTCCCCGTGCCCAAGAGTACGTGCGCAACCTCCCCTTCATGCCCAAGGTTGTCTTCCAGCGGCTGTTCCCGAACGCCAACCCCGACGCCCTGGATCTGCTAGACCGCATGCTGGCCTTTGACCCGTCGTCGCGCGTCTCtgtcgaagaagccctcgAGCACCCCTACCTCCACATCTGGCACGATGCCTCCGACGAGCCCACCTGCCCCACAACCTTTGACTTCCAGTTCGAAGTCGTCGACGACGTCCCGGAGATGCGCCGCATGATTCTCGATGAAGTCGTCCGCTTCCGCGCGACTGTGCGCCAGCAGTCTCAGGCCCAggctgcccagcagcagcagatggcTCAGCAGACTAATATCCCTATCCCGGATAACCAGCAACACGCCTGGAAGACTGAGGAGCCCAAGCCCCAGGAGGCGgttctcggcggcggtccCCCGAACGATCTGGAAGCGTCGCTGCAGCGCGGCATGGACGTGCAGCAttga